In Actinacidiphila yeochonensis CN732, a genomic segment contains:
- a CDS encoding ABC transporter substrate-binding protein — MYATLRAKAVTAAVLTAGLCLTATACTNSGNDSGKDTATAAASDNTAAAQQTATPTASATGPACTYQTYGGGVSKLDITDGKTVVGFSQSESTSNPFRATETKSIEQQAKSLGVKLIERNANADVNAQNSQIEDMIAQGAKALIVAPENSDGLGPALAQAKAKKIPVLTIDRTVTGTACSDFVAFIGSDFYGQAQIAADDLAGATGQAAHVAILTGTPGNNVTTDRTKGFQDEVKAKYPNVKIVASQTGNFDQTDGQKVMEQLLQAHSDINAVYAENDEMALGAIQAIKSAGKTPGKDVKIVSIDGIQQMVQNVSSGLAVADIETNPRFGPLAFQALQDFYGTAGVQDKVIIKDGHFTTANAKQALDQGLVY, encoded by the coding sequence ATGTACGCCACCCTCCGGGCCAAGGCCGTGACCGCCGCGGTGCTCACCGCCGGCCTGTGTCTGACCGCGACCGCCTGCACCAACTCGGGCAACGACTCCGGCAAGGACACCGCCACCGCCGCGGCCTCCGACAACACGGCCGCCGCCCAGCAGACGGCGACCCCCACCGCGTCGGCCACCGGTCCCGCCTGCACCTACCAGACCTACGGCGGCGGTGTGTCGAAGCTCGACATCACCGACGGCAAGACCGTGGTCGGCTTCTCGCAGTCGGAGTCCACCAGCAACCCGTTCCGGGCCACCGAGACCAAGAGCATCGAGCAGCAGGCCAAGTCGCTCGGCGTCAAGCTCATCGAGCGCAACGCCAACGCCGATGTCAACGCCCAGAACTCGCAGATCGAGGACATGATCGCGCAGGGCGCCAAGGCGCTCATCGTCGCTCCCGAGAACTCCGACGGCCTCGGCCCCGCGCTCGCCCAGGCCAAGGCGAAGAAGATCCCGGTGCTCACCATCGACCGCACCGTCACCGGCACCGCCTGCTCGGACTTCGTCGCCTTCATCGGCTCCGACTTCTACGGCCAGGCGCAGATCGCCGCCGACGACCTCGCCGGCGCCACCGGCCAGGCCGCCCACGTGGCGATCCTGACCGGAACCCCCGGCAACAACGTCACCACCGACCGGACCAAGGGCTTCCAGGACGAGGTCAAGGCCAAGTACCCGAACGTCAAGATCGTCGCCTCGCAGACCGGCAACTTCGACCAGACCGACGGCCAGAAGGTGATGGAGCAGCTGCTCCAGGCGCACTCGGACATCAACGCCGTCTACGCCGAGAACGACGAGATGGCCCTGGGCGCCATCCAGGCGATCAAGTCCGCCGGGAAGACCCCCGGCAAGGACGTCAAGATCGTCTCCATCGACGGCATCCAGCAGATGGTCCAGAACGTCTCCTCCGGCCTGGCCGTCGCCGACATCGAGACCAACCCGCGCTTCGGCCCGCTCGCCTTCCAGGCGCTCCAGGACTTCTACGGCACCGCCGGGGTCCAGGACAAGGTGATCATCAAGGACGGCCACTTCACCACGGCCAACGCCAAGCAGGCCCTCGACCAGGGCCTGGTCTACTGA
- a CDS encoding beta-L-arabinofuranosidase domain-containing protein has translation MARPVERRTFLARSLAVAGGTALAGAAGSLPAHAAAPRGRVQPAGPTDRPHYTANRAPLQREAFLRLPPGSTTAKGWLGTQLKLQLGGLNGRMSEISDYLAADSGWAVPANTGWEELPYWLRGFGDLGYVTGDGATLELTRTWMDRILATRQPDGFFGPTSLRTSLNGNADYWPFMPVLDAMRTWHEFSGDGRVLDALTGWLRFLTTLPPAQFGQGWGSTRVGDTIDTAYWLYNRTGDAFLLDLVRTLHANSADYVTSVPTWHNVNLAQGFREPAQYGVLAGDPKFLAATDRVYATVMGTYGQFPGGGFAGDENVRFGFHDPRQGFETCGVVEFMHSHELLTRITGDAVWADRCEELALNTLPAAFDPLQKGTHYVTSANSVQLDNVPKSHGQFNNSFAMQAYMPGLTQYRCCPHNYGMGWPYYAEEMWLASPDGGLCASLYAESEVRATVGPGAGTQVRFTEHTDYPFDETVTLVLDAPRPVDFPLYLRVPGWCERPSVLLGGRPVEARRSGGYLVLDRTWHPRDTVELRLPMTTAVRSWGVNGEAVSVAHGPLEYSLQIEEEWTRFAGTDDWPEYEVRAGSPWNYALELDSRDPAGSLVLERTRARGDNPFTHEGTPVRMRAKGRRVAAWQTDDQDVVAPLQPSPARTGETLEALTLIPSAAARLRVTAFPTTGSGSKAVEWAACTASFSGVDSPQALLMNGQSAQPTDSYDQSLPRFTWWGHTGTEEWVAYTYAEPSRVSAVSVYWYDDTGHGACRVPASWVLEYQDASGAWQPVGGEPVYGTAADTFNRVAFEPVTTKGLRVRVELQAGVSGGLLAWRVER, from the coding sequence ATGGCCCGCCCCGTGGAACGCCGTACCTTCCTCGCCCGCTCGCTGGCCGTCGCCGGCGGGACCGCCCTGGCCGGCGCCGCCGGCTCCCTGCCCGCGCACGCCGCCGCCCCGCGCGGCCGGGTCCAGCCGGCCGGCCCCACCGACCGCCCCCACTACACCGCCAACCGCGCCCCGCTCCAGCGCGAGGCGTTCCTGCGGCTGCCGCCGGGCAGCACCACCGCCAAGGGCTGGCTCGGCACCCAGCTGAAGCTCCAACTGGGCGGCCTCAACGGACGGATGTCCGAGATCTCCGACTACCTCGCCGCGGACAGCGGCTGGGCGGTCCCCGCCAACACCGGCTGGGAGGAGCTGCCGTACTGGCTGCGCGGCTTCGGCGACCTCGGGTACGTCACCGGAGACGGCGCCACCCTGGAGCTGACGCGGACCTGGATGGACCGCATCCTGGCCACCCGCCAGCCCGACGGCTTCTTCGGCCCCACCTCGCTGCGCACCTCGCTGAACGGCAACGCCGACTACTGGCCGTTCATGCCGGTGCTCGACGCGATGCGCACCTGGCACGAGTTCAGCGGCGACGGCCGGGTGCTGGACGCGCTCACCGGATGGCTGCGCTTCCTCACCACGCTGCCGCCGGCGCAGTTCGGGCAGGGCTGGGGCTCGACGCGGGTCGGCGACACCATCGACACGGCGTACTGGCTGTACAACCGCACCGGCGACGCGTTCCTGCTGGACCTGGTGCGCACCCTGCACGCCAACAGCGCCGACTACGTCACCTCCGTGCCGACCTGGCACAACGTCAACCTCGCGCAGGGCTTCCGGGAGCCGGCGCAGTACGGGGTGCTGGCCGGCGACCCGAAGTTCCTGGCCGCCACCGACCGGGTGTACGCCACGGTGATGGGGACCTACGGGCAGTTCCCGGGCGGCGGGTTCGCGGGCGACGAGAACGTCCGGTTCGGGTTCCACGACCCGCGGCAGGGCTTCGAGACCTGCGGCGTGGTGGAGTTCATGCACAGCCACGAGCTGCTGACCCGGATCACCGGCGACGCGGTGTGGGCCGACCGCTGCGAGGAGCTGGCCCTCAACACCCTCCCGGCGGCGTTCGACCCGCTCCAGAAGGGCACCCACTACGTCACCTCCGCCAACAGCGTGCAGCTGGACAACGTGCCCAAGTCGCACGGGCAGTTCAACAACTCCTTCGCGATGCAGGCGTACATGCCCGGCCTCACGCAGTACCGCTGCTGCCCGCACAACTACGGCATGGGCTGGCCGTACTACGCCGAGGAGATGTGGCTGGCCAGCCCCGACGGGGGGCTGTGCGCGTCGCTGTACGCGGAGTCGGAGGTACGGGCCACGGTGGGCCCCGGCGCCGGCACGCAGGTGCGGTTCACCGAGCACACCGACTACCCCTTCGACGAGACCGTCACCCTGGTGCTGGACGCGCCGCGCCCGGTCGACTTCCCGCTGTACCTGCGGGTGCCCGGCTGGTGCGAGCGGCCGTCGGTCCTGCTGGGCGGGCGCCCGGTCGAGGCCCGGCGCAGCGGCGGCTACCTGGTGCTGGACCGCACCTGGCACCCGCGCGACACCGTCGAGCTGAGGCTGCCGATGACCACGGCGGTACGCTCCTGGGGCGTCAACGGGGAGGCGGTGTCGGTGGCGCACGGGCCGCTGGAGTACTCGTTGCAGATCGAGGAGGAGTGGACCCGGTTCGCCGGCACGGACGACTGGCCGGAGTACGAGGTGCGGGCCGGCTCGCCGTGGAACTACGCGCTGGAGCTGGACTCGCGCGACCCGGCCGGCTCGCTGGTCCTGGAGCGCACCCGGGCGCGGGGCGACAACCCCTTCACCCACGAGGGCACCCCGGTGCGGATGCGCGCCAAGGGGCGCCGGGTGGCGGCCTGGCAGACCGACGACCAGGACGTCGTGGCACCGCTCCAGCCCTCGCCGGCCCGCACCGGCGAGACGCTCGAAGCGCTCACCCTCATCCCGTCGGCGGCGGCGCGGCTGCGTGTCACCGCCTTCCCCACCACCGGCTCGGGCTCGAAGGCGGTGGAGTGGGCCGCCTGCACCGCCTCGTTCAGCGGCGTGGACAGCCCGCAGGCGCTGCTGATGAACGGTCAGAGCGCGCAGCCCACCGACTCCTACGACCAGTCCCTGCCGCGCTTCACCTGGTGGGGCCACACCGGTACCGAGGAGTGGGTGGCCTACACCTACGCCGAGCCGTCGCGGGTGAGCGCGGTGTCGGTGTACTGGTACGACGACACCGGCCACGGCGCGTGCCGGGTCCCGGCCTCGTGGGTGCTGGAGTACCAGGACGCGTCGGGCGCCTGGCAGCCGGTCGGCGGCGAACCCGTCTACGGCACGGCCGCCGACACCTTCAACCGGGTGGCGTTCGAGCCGGTGACGACCAAGGGCCTGCGGGTCCGGGTGGAGCTGCAGGCCGGCGTCTCCGGCGGCCTGCTGGCCTGGCGGGTGGAGAGGTAA
- a CDS encoding ABC transporter permease, producing MTAPMAVAPARAAVAGAPATTLGERLAGQIQRRGALAVLVVVCAIASATSSTFPTWSNISSILGNNSFVWLLALGMTFVIITGGIDLSVGSMYALGGVLGAYGATHGTWLAILLPLAVGAAWGAVQGLMVARARMAPFIVTLVGLLGLRGLLQAVTNEGATTYLVPQHSAFRSLGQGTWTPVLITAALFALGALLLNRTRYGATLTALGGNENAALLLGLPVARAKVLVYLLSGTLAAAAGALGGARLGSGVTTIGVGYELTAIASVVIGGTLLTGGSGSIGGTVCGVLLLAVIHNLIDHYFSQYGSAFTDTVNGGFLAVVVLMQTLLSRTQQLE from the coding sequence ATGACCGCACCCATGGCCGTCGCGCCGGCCCGCGCCGCCGTCGCCGGCGCCCCCGCCACCACCCTCGGCGAGCGGCTGGCCGGGCAGATCCAGCGGCGCGGCGCGCTCGCCGTCCTCGTCGTGGTCTGCGCCATCGCCTCCGCGACCTCCTCCACCTTCCCGACCTGGTCCAACATCAGCAGCATCCTGGGCAACAACTCCTTCGTGTGGCTGCTGGCCCTCGGCATGACCTTCGTGATCATCACCGGCGGCATCGACCTGTCGGTCGGCTCCATGTACGCGCTCGGCGGGGTGCTCGGCGCCTACGGTGCCACCCACGGAACCTGGCTGGCGATCCTGCTGCCCCTGGCGGTCGGCGCCGCGTGGGGCGCCGTCCAGGGACTGATGGTGGCCCGCGCCAGGATGGCGCCGTTCATCGTCACCCTGGTCGGACTGCTCGGCCTGCGCGGGCTCCTCCAAGCCGTCACCAACGAGGGCGCCACCACCTACCTGGTGCCGCAGCACTCCGCGTTCCGCTCCCTGGGCCAGGGCACCTGGACCCCGGTCCTGATCACGGCCGCCCTGTTCGCGCTGGGCGCGCTGCTGCTCAACCGGACCAGGTACGGTGCCACGCTGACCGCGCTGGGCGGCAACGAGAACGCCGCGCTCCTGCTCGGCCTGCCGGTGGCCCGCGCCAAGGTGCTGGTCTACCTGCTGTCGGGCACCCTGGCCGCGGCGGCCGGCGCGCTCGGCGGGGCCCGGCTCGGCTCCGGCGTCACCACCATCGGCGTCGGGTACGAACTGACCGCCATCGCCTCGGTGGTGATCGGCGGCACGCTGCTCACCGGCGGCAGCGGATCGATCGGCGGCACCGTCTGCGGGGTGCTGCTGCTCGCGGTCATCCACAACCTGATCGACCACTACTTCTCGCAGTACGGCTCCGCCTTCACCGACACCGTCAACGGCGGGTTCCTGGCTGTGGTAGTCCTCATGCAGACCCTGCTCAGCCGCACCCAGCAGCTGGAGTGA
- a CDS encoding sugar ABC transporter ATP-binding protein — protein sequence MADVADGVPNDPGPGSDPVLEVAGVSKSFAGVHALRGVDFTLRPAEVHALIGENGAGKSTLIKVMTGVYRPDAGTVRLAGRPREFRNPLEAQAAGISTIYQEVNLVPLMSVARNLYLGREPRRLGLVDTGRMNREATEVLGRFGVDVDVTRPLRTLGLGAQQMVALARAVQVDARVVIMDEPTSSLEPREVETLFSVIRRLKEQGIAVVYVSHRLDELYAVCDRVTVMRDGEVVHTGDIARLERLRLVSLMLGREMAAVRDKGTTAFDAGRRDARSGQPALRATNLTVRHRVRDVSVEVHPGEVVGLGGLLGAGRSETAKAIVGALGTESGTVEVEGRELRRRSPAGSIRAGVVMLPEDRKVEGIIPNLSVRENISLAALPRLSRGGIVSRAKQDEVVRFFMDRLRIKASGPDQKVGDLSGGNQQKVLLARWLCLNPKVLLLDEPTRGIDVGAKAEVQGLIDELAGEGLGVLLISSDLEELIEGSDRVVILKDGRVVGHLSGEEVTEEGLLDALATAPAAADQAPPDGAAAPPAEPEPAPAEPEPAPAEPEKAEPDPATPTAEPDDRPGAAGGKDPGAVAPAAKEKQR from the coding sequence GTGGCAGACGTGGCAGACGGGGTCCCCAACGACCCGGGCCCCGGTAGCGACCCCGTCCTGGAGGTCGCCGGGGTCAGCAAGAGCTTCGCGGGCGTGCACGCCCTGCGCGGCGTGGACTTCACCCTGCGCCCCGCCGAGGTGCACGCCCTCATCGGCGAGAACGGTGCCGGCAAGTCCACCCTGATCAAGGTGATGACCGGGGTGTACCGGCCGGACGCCGGCACCGTCCGGCTGGCCGGGCGGCCCCGGGAGTTCCGCAACCCGCTGGAGGCCCAGGCGGCCGGGATCTCCACCATCTACCAGGAGGTCAACCTCGTCCCGCTGATGTCGGTGGCCCGCAACCTGTACCTGGGCCGCGAACCGCGCCGCCTGGGCCTGGTCGACACCGGCCGGATGAACCGCGAGGCCACCGAGGTGCTGGGCCGCTTCGGGGTCGACGTCGACGTCACCCGGCCCCTTCGCACCCTGGGCCTGGGCGCCCAGCAGATGGTCGCGCTGGCCCGCGCGGTACAGGTCGACGCCCGCGTGGTCATCATGGACGAGCCCACCTCGTCCCTGGAGCCGCGCGAGGTCGAGACCCTCTTCTCCGTCATCCGCCGGCTCAAGGAGCAGGGCATCGCGGTGGTCTACGTCAGCCACCGGCTCGACGAGCTCTACGCCGTCTGCGACCGCGTCACGGTCATGCGCGACGGCGAGGTGGTGCACACCGGCGACATCGCCCGGCTGGAGCGGCTCAGGCTGGTCTCGCTGATGCTCGGCCGCGAGATGGCCGCCGTCCGGGACAAGGGCACCACGGCCTTCGACGCCGGCCGGCGCGATGCGAGGAGCGGCCAACCCGCCCTGCGCGCGACGAACCTGACGGTCCGCCACCGAGTACGGGACGTCTCGGTGGAGGTGCACCCCGGCGAGGTGGTCGGCCTGGGCGGGCTGCTCGGCGCCGGCCGCAGCGAGACCGCCAAGGCGATCGTCGGCGCGCTGGGCACCGAGTCCGGCACCGTCGAGGTGGAGGGGCGCGAGCTGCGCCGCCGCAGCCCGGCCGGGTCGATCCGGGCCGGCGTCGTCATGCTGCCCGAGGACCGCAAGGTGGAGGGCATCATCCCCAACCTGTCGGTGCGCGAGAACATCTCGCTGGCCGCGCTGCCGCGGCTCTCGCGCGGCGGCATCGTCTCCCGCGCGAAGCAGGACGAGGTGGTCCGCTTCTTCATGGACCGGCTGCGGATCAAGGCGTCCGGCCCGGACCAGAAGGTCGGCGACCTCTCCGGCGGCAACCAGCAGAAGGTGCTGCTGGCCCGGTGGCTGTGCCTGAACCCCAAGGTGCTGCTGCTCGACGAGCCCACCCGGGGCATCGACGTCGGCGCCAAGGCCGAGGTGCAGGGCCTCATCGACGAACTCGCCGGCGAGGGCCTGGGCGTCCTGCTGATCTCCTCCGACCTGGAGGAGCTGATCGAGGGCTCCGACCGGGTGGTCATCCTCAAGGACGGCCGGGTCGTCGGGCACCTCTCCGGTGAAGAGGTCACCGAGGAGGGCCTGCTCGACGCCCTCGCCACCGCGCCCGCCGCCGCCGACCAGGCCCCGCCCGACGGCGCGGCCGCTCCGCCCGCCGAGCCCGAGCCCGCGCCCGCAGAGCCCGAGCCCGCGCCCGCCGAGCCCGAGAAAGCCGAGCCCGACCCCGCGACCCCGACCGCCGAGCCCGACGACCGGCCCGGCGCGGCCGGGGGGAAGGACCCCGGCGCCGTAGCGCCCGCCGCCAAGGAGAAGCAGCGATGA
- a CDS encoding ABC transporter permease, whose amino-acid sequence MTTLSWAGRPALDRARALRLLQDYGVYAALVALFLVAVGLDTSFVQMSNIRVQLFQVAPTLLVALGMALVIGTEGIDLSVGAVIALAASVVPLYAGYGLGPVLVVGLLLGAASGALGGAMVALARIQPIVATLSLMIGVRGLAEIVNGNSAKPVTQSGVLDLGTSNIAGLPEMAWIAAGCAVLTGLLVRRTTFGRHLVAIGDNRQASRLAGLPVRRVLITVYVISGVLAALAGVLIVGHGAEADPANQGLNMELNAITAVVVGGTPLSGGRVRVLGTVAGALFMQLITAVLTQHNVHTSYTQIVEAVIIAFAVYASQERGTR is encoded by the coding sequence ATGACCACCCTCAGCTGGGCCGGCCGCCCGGCCCTCGACCGGGCCAGGGCGCTGCGCCTGCTCCAGGACTACGGCGTGTACGCCGCCCTGGTCGCGCTCTTCCTGGTCGCCGTCGGACTGGACACGTCCTTCGTCCAGATGAGCAACATCCGCGTGCAGCTCTTCCAGGTCGCCCCCACCCTGCTGGTGGCGCTCGGCATGGCGCTGGTGATCGGCACCGAGGGCATCGACCTGTCGGTGGGCGCGGTCATCGCGCTGGCCGCCTCCGTCGTGCCGCTCTACGCCGGCTACGGCCTGGGCCCGGTGCTGGTGGTCGGGCTGCTGCTGGGCGCCGCCTCCGGCGCGCTCGGCGGCGCGATGGTCGCCCTGGCCCGCATCCAGCCCATCGTCGCCACCCTCTCGCTGATGATCGGCGTGCGCGGCCTGGCCGAGATCGTCAACGGCAACTCCGCCAAGCCCGTGACCCAGTCCGGCGTGCTCGACCTCGGCACCAGCAACATCGCCGGGCTGCCGGAGATGGCGTGGATCGCCGCCGGGTGCGCGGTGCTGACCGGCCTGCTGGTCCGCCGCACCACCTTCGGCCGGCACCTGGTCGCCATCGGCGACAACCGCCAGGCCAGCCGGCTCGCCGGCCTGCCGGTACGGCGGGTGCTGATCACCGTCTACGTCATCTCCGGGGTGCTGGCAGCGCTGGCCGGGGTGCTGATCGTCGGGCACGGCGCCGAGGCGGACCCCGCCAACCAGGGCCTCAACATGGAACTGAACGCCATCACCGCCGTCGTGGTCGGCGGCACCCCGCTGTCCGGAGGACGGGTGCGGGTGCTCGGCACGGTGGCCGGCGCGCTGTTCATGCAGCTGATCACCGCTGTGCTCACCCAGCACAACGTGCACACCTCCTACACCCAGATCGTCGAGGCGGTCATCATCGCCTTCGCCGTGTACGCCTCGCAGGAGCGTGGTACCCGATGA
- a CDS encoding glutaminase family protein, whose amino-acid sequence MTDRNAHADLPEAAPAEAPAAGAPDGGFSRRGLIRWGGAAGLAAAGTGLLPGVAQAATADAHGDEATAAAATAATPDFDPLRPPSVPLVVRSPYLSTWVGADSPTGHWPTFWTGRITAFTGILRVDGTDFLFLGAPNVPDHPLPRGAVQHSLTITATRTRFEFDAGGVRLTLTFHSPVEPGDLRRQSLPLSYVISEVRSLDGKAHTASLYFDISGEWASGDSGTKIGWAHDEVSGPSGTSLTTLSFAPDSPGVLKENGDMASWGTVVFSATKRSGLTWQIGADAAVRTAALADGKLGNTAETNMPRAISDSWPVFAFHFDLGTVRGTTTQAVLSIGHVREPAVSYLGEQLPPLWRTYFTDWQDAAGFFHADVAAAARRADALDEKVRKEATAAGGPKYAALCALALRQAYAGTELVSRNGKPWAFLKEISSDGNVSSTDVTYPGIPAFVYLDPEYLGLLLQPMLDYPENGGWPKEFAQHDLGSSYPNASGHNDGNEEDMPVEESANMIIMTAAYLSRTGSSEARAFATAHYAILKQWADYLVGNALDPGLQNQTDDFTGWIAHSANLALKGILAIGAMARVAELAGNTADASRYTSTAKSYISQWVAKAQDTSGDHLKLAYDQPGTWSLKYNGYPDALLDLGLVPKAVAQKEADWYLTQANQYGIPLDPRHSYTKGDWEMWTAAWLKGHPVSEYLVSALYDFAHTTSTRVPFTDWYDTVADNQSGGFQNRPVIGGIFALLSLRK is encoded by the coding sequence ATGACTGACAGGAACGCCCACGCCGATCTGCCCGAGGCCGCCCCGGCCGAGGCGCCCGCCGCCGGCGCCCCGGACGGCGGCTTCAGCCGCCGCGGCCTGATCCGCTGGGGCGGCGCGGCCGGCCTCGCCGCGGCCGGCACCGGGCTGCTGCCGGGCGTCGCGCAGGCCGCGACCGCCGACGCGCACGGCGACGAAGCCACCGCGGCGGCGGCCACCGCGGCGACGCCGGACTTCGACCCGCTGCGACCGCCGTCCGTGCCGCTGGTGGTGCGCTCGCCCTACCTGAGCACGTGGGTGGGCGCCGACAGTCCGACCGGCCACTGGCCGACCTTCTGGACCGGCCGCATCACCGCGTTCACCGGCATCCTGCGGGTGGACGGCACCGACTTCCTCTTCCTCGGCGCACCCAACGTGCCCGACCACCCGCTGCCGCGCGGCGCGGTGCAGCACTCGCTGACCATCACCGCCACCCGGACCCGGTTCGAGTTCGACGCCGGCGGCGTGCGGCTGACGCTGACCTTCCACTCCCCGGTGGAGCCGGGCGACCTGCGGCGCCAGTCGCTGCCGCTGTCGTACGTGATCTCCGAGGTGCGGTCGCTGGACGGGAAGGCGCACACCGCCTCGCTGTACTTCGACATCTCCGGCGAGTGGGCCTCCGGTGACTCCGGGACGAAGATCGGGTGGGCGCACGACGAGGTGTCCGGGCCGTCCGGAACGAGCCTGACAACGCTGTCATTCGCCCCGGACTCCCCTGGTGTCCTCAAGGAGAACGGCGACATGGCCTCCTGGGGCACCGTCGTCTTCAGTGCCACCAAGCGCTCCGGGCTGACCTGGCAGATCGGCGCCGACGCCGCGGTGCGCACCGCGGCGCTGGCCGACGGCAAGCTCGGCAACACCGCCGAGACGAACATGCCGCGCGCCATCAGCGACTCCTGGCCGGTCTTCGCCTTCCACTTCGACCTGGGCACCGTGCGCGGCACCACCACCCAGGCGGTGCTGTCCATCGGCCACGTCCGCGAGCCTGCCGTCAGCTACCTGGGCGAGCAGCTGCCGCCGCTGTGGCGCACGTACTTCACCGACTGGCAGGACGCGGCCGGCTTCTTCCACGCCGACGTCGCCGCCGCGGCCAGGCGGGCCGACGCCCTGGACGAGAAGGTGCGCAAGGAGGCCACCGCGGCCGGCGGCCCGAAGTACGCGGCGCTGTGCGCGCTGGCGCTGCGCCAGGCGTACGCCGGCACCGAGCTGGTCAGCCGCAACGGCAAGCCGTGGGCGTTCCTGAAGGAGATCTCCTCCGACGGCAACGTGTCCTCGACCGACGTGACGTACCCGGGCATCCCGGCGTTCGTCTACCTCGACCCGGAGTACCTCGGGCTGCTGCTCCAGCCGATGCTGGACTACCCCGAGAACGGCGGCTGGCCCAAGGAATTCGCCCAGCACGACCTGGGCTCCAGCTACCCCAACGCCAGCGGCCACAACGACGGCAACGAGGAGGACATGCCGGTCGAGGAGTCGGCCAACATGATCATCATGACGGCCGCCTACCTGTCCCGGACCGGCTCCTCCGAGGCCCGCGCCTTCGCCACCGCCCACTACGCGATCCTCAAGCAGTGGGCCGACTACCTGGTGGGCAACGCCCTCGACCCGGGCCTGCAGAACCAGACGGACGACTTCACCGGCTGGATCGCCCACAGCGCCAACCTGGCCCTCAAGGGCATCCTGGCGATCGGCGCCATGGCCCGCGTCGCGGAGCTGGCCGGGAACACCGCGGACGCCTCGCGGTACACGTCCACCGCGAAGAGCTACATCAGCCAGTGGGTGGCCAAGGCGCAGGACACCTCCGGCGACCACCTCAAGCTCGCCTACGACCAGCCGGGCACCTGGAGTCTGAAGTACAACGGCTACCCGGACGCGCTGCTGGACCTGGGCCTGGTGCCCAAGGCGGTCGCGCAGAAGGAGGCCGACTGGTACCTGACCCAGGCCAACCAGTACGGCATCCCGCTGGACCCGCGGCACAGCTACACCAAGGGCGACTGGGAGATGTGGACGGCCGCCTGGCTGAAGGGCCACCCGGTCAGCGAGTACCTCGTCAGCGCGCTGTACGACTTCGCGCACACCACGTCGACCCGGGTGCCGTTCACCGACTGGTACGACACCGTCGCCGACAACCAGAGCGGCGGCTTCCAGAACCGCCCGGTGATCGGCGGCATCTTCGCCCTGCTGAGCCTGCGCAAGTAG
- a CDS encoding LacI family DNA-binding transcriptional regulator: MGVSLKDVALRAGVSVKTVSNVVNDYPHVTPRTRERVQRAIDELGYRPNLTARHLRKGRTGLITLAIPELGNPYFAEVAGAVIDAAGRHDLTVLLDHTAGLREKEVLVSQGFRSHVIDGLILSPIRLEREDLLAFTEGPPMVLLGEREYDGPFDHIMIDNVGAARVAVRHLLDLGRRRIAFLGARRESDRQPAHLRLRGWREAIAGAGLAPDESMVVATEGYDRADGAAAMASLLDRDKRPDAVFAYNDLMALGAMRTLVERGLRVPEDIAVVGFDDIEEGSYGAVSLSTVSPDKAAIASLAVECLVERIAGRDGEQPLAPRRILPGYRLIVRESTAIRRS, from the coding sequence GTGGGCGTCAGCCTGAAGGATGTCGCGCTGCGCGCCGGCGTGTCCGTCAAGACCGTCTCGAACGTCGTCAACGACTACCCGCACGTCACCCCGCGCACCCGCGAACGTGTCCAGCGCGCCATCGACGAGCTGGGCTACCGGCCCAACCTGACGGCCCGCCACCTGCGCAAGGGGCGCACCGGCCTGATCACGCTGGCCATCCCCGAACTGGGCAACCCCTACTTCGCGGAGGTGGCCGGCGCGGTGATCGACGCGGCCGGCCGGCACGACCTGACCGTGCTGCTCGACCACACCGCCGGCCTGCGGGAGAAGGAGGTCCTGGTCTCGCAGGGCTTCCGCTCCCACGTCATCGACGGCCTCATCCTCAGCCCCATCCGGCTGGAGCGCGAGGACCTGCTCGCCTTCACCGAGGGCCCGCCCATGGTGCTGCTCGGCGAGCGCGAGTACGACGGCCCGTTCGACCACATCATGATCGACAACGTGGGCGCGGCCCGGGTCGCGGTCCGCCACCTGCTCGACCTCGGCCGCCGCCGGATCGCCTTCCTCGGCGCCCGCAGGGAGAGCGACCGGCAACCCGCCCACCTGCGGCTGCGCGGCTGGCGGGAGGCCATCGCGGGGGCCGGCCTGGCGCCCGACGAGTCCATGGTGGTGGCCACCGAGGGCTACGACCGGGCCGACGGCGCCGCCGCGATGGCCTCGCTGCTGGACCGCGACAAGCGGCCGGACGCCGTCTTCGCCTACAACGACCTGATGGCGCTGGGCGCCATGCGCACCCTCGTCGAACGCGGTCTGCGGGTCCCCGAGGACATCGCCGTCGTCGGCTTCGACGACATCGAGGAGGGCTCCTACGGTGCCGTCTCGCTGAGCACCGTCTCGCCGGACAAGGCGGCCATCGCCTCGCTCGCCGTCGAGTGCCTGGTGGAGCGGATCGCCGGCCGCGACGGCGAGCAGCCGCTCGCCCCACGCCGCATCCTGCCCGGGTACCGGCTCATCGTCCGGGAGTCCACCGCGATCCGCAGATCCTGA